The Longimicrobium sp. genome includes a region encoding these proteins:
- a CDS encoding methanol/ethanol family PQQ-dependent dehydrogenase, translated as MRPTNLIQLRRTAVPLLLALAACGGGKDNRTQATAPRFGGRGAPLASAITDTTEDGQWTMPAHDYASTRFSRLAQITAANVANLKLAWTFSTGVNRGHEAAPLVVNNTMYIVTPFPNILYALDLTKPGAPMKWSYDPQPASAAQGVACCDVVNRGAVFADGKIVWNTLDGHTVAVDANTGALAWKARVADYNKGESITMAPLVVKGKVLVGNSGGEFGVRGWLTALNLSDGKLAWRAYSTGPDAEVLIGPDFKPFYPQDRGKDLGVTTWPPDAWKIGGGTVWGWISYDPALDLIYYGTGNPGPWNADQRPGDNKWTAGIFARRPDDGRAVWFYQWSPHDLWDYDGVNEQLLLDLPIGGQTRRTLVRPERDGYVYVLDRGTGQVLSANPYVHVTTTLGVDLKTGRPVENEALHPETGKVIRDICPAAPGGKDWQPSAFSPRTGLLYLPHQNLCQDFEGVEASYIAGTPYVGANVKMYAGHGGYRGALTAWDPVHGRIAWQDTEFLPVWSGALATAGDVVFYGTMDGWFKAVDARTGKLLWQFRCGSGIIGQPITYRGPDGKQYIAILSGVGGWSGAIVAAGLDPRDSTGALGFVNAMKDLPQYTTKGGMLYVFSL; from the coding sequence ACACCACCGAGGACGGGCAGTGGACCATGCCCGCCCACGACTACGCCAGCACGCGCTTCAGCCGGCTGGCGCAGATCACCGCGGCGAACGTCGCGAACCTGAAGCTGGCGTGGACGTTCAGCACCGGCGTGAACCGCGGCCACGAGGCCGCGCCGCTGGTGGTGAACAATACCATGTACATCGTCACCCCCTTCCCCAACATCCTGTACGCGCTGGATCTGACGAAGCCCGGCGCGCCCATGAAGTGGAGCTACGACCCCCAGCCCGCCAGCGCGGCACAGGGCGTGGCCTGCTGCGACGTGGTGAACCGCGGGGCCGTGTTCGCCGACGGGAAGATCGTGTGGAACACGCTGGACGGGCACACCGTGGCGGTGGACGCCAACACGGGCGCGCTGGCGTGGAAGGCGCGGGTGGCCGACTACAACAAGGGCGAGTCCATCACCATGGCCCCGCTGGTGGTGAAGGGGAAGGTGCTGGTGGGGAACAGCGGCGGCGAGTTCGGCGTGCGCGGGTGGCTGACCGCGCTGAATCTGTCGGACGGGAAGCTGGCCTGGCGCGCGTACAGCACCGGCCCCGACGCCGAGGTGCTGATCGGCCCCGACTTCAAGCCGTTCTACCCGCAGGACCGCGGCAAGGACCTGGGCGTCACCACCTGGCCGCCCGACGCGTGGAAGATCGGCGGCGGCACGGTGTGGGGGTGGATCAGCTACGACCCCGCGCTGGACCTGATCTACTACGGCACCGGCAACCCCGGCCCCTGGAACGCCGACCAGCGCCCGGGCGACAACAAGTGGACCGCGGGGATCTTCGCCCGGCGCCCCGACGACGGGCGCGCCGTGTGGTTCTACCAGTGGAGCCCGCACGACCTGTGGGACTACGACGGGGTGAACGAGCAGCTGCTGCTGGACCTGCCCATCGGCGGGCAGACGCGGCGCACGCTGGTGCGCCCCGAGCGCGACGGCTACGTGTACGTGCTGGACCGCGGCACCGGCCAGGTGCTCTCGGCCAACCCGTACGTGCACGTGACCACCACGCTGGGGGTGGACCTGAAGACCGGGCGACCCGTGGAGAACGAGGCGCTGCACCCCGAGACGGGGAAGGTGATCCGCGACATCTGCCCGGCCGCGCCGGGGGGGAAGGACTGGCAGCCCAGCGCCTTCTCGCCGCGCACCGGGCTCCTCTACCTTCCGCACCAGAACCTGTGCCAGGACTTCGAGGGGGTCGAGGCCAGCTACATCGCCGGAACGCCGTACGTGGGCGCCAACGTGAAGATGTACGCCGGCCACGGCGGCTACCGCGGCGCGCTGACCGCGTGGGACCCGGTGCACGGCCGCATCGCCTGGCAGGACACCGAGTTCCTGCCGGTGTGGAGCGGCGCGCTGGCGACCGCGGGCGACGTGGTGTTCTACGGGACGATGGACGGCTGGTTCAAGGCGGTCGACGCGAGGACGGGCAAGCTGCTCTGGCAGTTCCGCTGCGGCTCGGGGATCATCGGCCAGCCCATCACCTACCGCGGGCCCGACGGCAAGCAGTACATCGCCATCCTCTCGGGCGTGGGCGGCTGGTCCGGCGCCATCGTGGCGGCCGGCCTGGATCCGCGCGACAGCACCGGCGCGCTGGGCTTCGTGAACGCCATGAAGGACCTGCCGCAGTACACCACCAAGGGCGGGATGCTGTATGTGTTCTCGCTCTGA